One genomic region from Halococcus qingdaonensis encodes:
- a CDS encoding tRNA (guanine(26)-N(2))-dimethyltransferase, with product MHVTEGGLDLTVPEQPEAGIGEGVFFNPEQELNRDLTVAVLRAVGEDCDSYLDAHAATGARGVRAAGEGYEVTLCDRDGDATELCRTNLDRNGLDGEVVNRNVNALLSEEGFDVVDLDPFGTPIPFADAAFRGARDLVCVTATDTAPLCGAHKESGVRSYSAVPQNTEYHAEMGLRILLGALVRTAARYDVAAIPVLSHATSHYVRTYLSLSRRASDANEALDGMGYVHHCFSCLHRESQEGLIAHPPDSCPACGGRVRTAGPLWLGPVHENEFLARVREHVTDEMGTAGRARDLLETLDGELDLPTHYDQHRLCRQWTRSASAMDDFLTRLHEAGYEASRAHYHGTAFKTDATVAEIERATTTADTA from the coding sequence ATGCACGTCACCGAAGGCGGTCTCGACCTCACGGTGCCCGAACAGCCGGAAGCGGGCATCGGCGAGGGCGTCTTTTTCAATCCCGAGCAGGAGCTCAACCGCGACCTCACGGTGGCGGTGCTGCGGGCGGTCGGAGAGGACTGCGACTCGTATCTCGATGCCCACGCCGCGACCGGTGCACGGGGCGTCCGTGCCGCCGGGGAAGGGTACGAGGTAACGCTCTGTGATCGTGATGGGGATGCGACCGAACTCTGTCGGACGAACCTCGATCGGAACGGGCTCGACGGGGAAGTCGTAAACCGGAACGTGAACGCGCTGCTCTCCGAGGAGGGGTTCGACGTCGTCGATCTCGATCCGTTCGGCACGCCGATCCCGTTCGCCGACGCCGCCTTCCGGGGTGCGCGCGATCTGGTCTGCGTCACCGCGACCGACACCGCGCCGCTGTGCGGAGCGCACAAGGAGAGCGGCGTGCGCTCGTACAGCGCCGTCCCGCAGAACACGGAGTATCACGCCGAGATGGGACTCCGGATCCTCCTGGGTGCGCTCGTCCGCACCGCCGCCCGGTACGACGTCGCCGCCATCCCGGTGCTGAGCCACGCGACGAGCCACTACGTCCGGACGTATCTCTCGCTCTCACGGCGGGCCAGCGACGCCAACGAGGCACTCGACGGGATGGGCTACGTTCACCACTGCTTCTCGTGTCTCCACCGCGAGAGCCAGGAGGGGCTCATCGCACACCCGCCCGATTCGTGCCCGGCCTGCGGCGGGCGGGTACGGACCGCCGGCCCGCTCTGGCTCGGCCCCGTTCACGAAAACGAATTCCTCGCGCGCGTTCGCGAGCACGTCACCGACGAGATGGGCACCGCCGGGCGCGCCCGCGACCTCCTCGAGACGCTCGATGGCGAACTCGATTTGCCCACCCATTACGATCAACACCGCCTCTGCCGGCAGTGGACGCGCTCGGCGAGCGCGATGGACGACTTCCTGACCCGGCTCCACGAGGCGGGTTACGAAGCCTCGCGGGCGCACTATCATGGCACGGCGTTCAAGACCGACGCAACGGTCGCCGAGATCGAACGCGCGACCACGACAGCCGACACCGCCTGA
- a CDS encoding YihY/virulence factor BrkB family protein: MQTGSTTSSRTDDLLSIGRTVVAVARQEQITLMAASLAYYLFTALVPLLLFSVIALSLFGHGLLGQLSGTASGTVLPSGVSVPKTLLANTQGRFRAAVLGAVILAWSALRTFGALDGAFAAVYDEREEVSIVDKAVDAVVVFVTVGLAAVALALVGGALALTVKDRLLLRVVSPLFLFVTLAVVFAPLYYLLPEVEGVTLGEILPGTLLSAFVWTVSAVVVRLYATTSSSVQFYGVAGGLLLLLTWLYVGGLALLVGAALNATLADRVDPDAEWLPTAHR, from the coding sequence GTGCAGACCGGCAGTACCACAAGCTCGCGGACGGACGACCTGCTCTCGATCGGCAGAACGGTCGTCGCGGTCGCCAGACAGGAGCAGATCACGCTCATGGCCGCGAGCCTCGCCTACTACCTCTTCACCGCGCTCGTTCCCCTACTGCTCTTTTCGGTCATCGCGCTCTCACTATTCGGTCACGGCCTGCTCGGGCAGCTCTCGGGCACGGCATCGGGAACCGTCCTGCCGAGCGGCGTCTCGGTGCCGAAGACGCTGCTCGCGAACACCCAGGGTCGGTTCCGCGCGGCGGTGCTCGGCGCGGTCATCCTCGCCTGGAGCGCGCTCAGGACGTTCGGCGCGCTCGACGGCGCGTTCGCGGCCGTCTACGACGAGCGCGAGGAAGTCTCGATCGTCGACAAGGCGGTCGACGCAGTAGTCGTGTTCGTCACCGTGGGGCTCGCGGCCGTCGCACTCGCGCTCGTCGGCGGCGCGCTCGCGCTCACCGTCAAAGATCGGCTCCTCTTGCGAGTGGTCAGCCCGCTGTTCCTGTTCGTCACGCTCGCGGTCGTCTTCGCCCCACTCTACTACCTCCTGCCGGAGGTCGAGGGAGTCACGCTCGGCGAAATCCTTCCCGGAACGCTGCTCTCAGCGTTCGTCTGGACGGTCTCGGCGGTCGTCGTCCGGCTCTACGCGACGACGTCGAGCAGCGTGCAGTTCTACGGCGTCGCCGGCGGACTGTTGCTCCTGTTGACCTGGCTCTACGTCGGCGGGCTGGCGCTGCTGGTCGGTGCGGCGCTCAACGCCACGCTCGCTGATCGCGTCGATCCCGATGCCGAGTGGCTGCCGACGGCTCATCGGTGA
- a CDS encoding YihY/virulence factor BrkB family protein → MSRTDDVVAVLADVIALARRERIVLTAASLAYFTFISLVPLLLLLVVAISTLAGDALAIRAIMRATRTLVPENAELLQGIVFGAADRGATILSAAVFLWGALLTFRALNTAFSGIYGMQGERSLVGTLVDIVLVFVVIVVAVVAMVVGGVVLSLFVETRLWNTLGPIVVFAVFTVVFVPLYYILPDVDSGVVEILPGTIFAAAAWTVLQSLFGYYASISTLPQLYGAASAVLLILVWLYVGGFALLTGAALNATLADRVDPDGGWLPIDR, encoded by the coding sequence GTGTCGAGGACCGACGACGTCGTGGCCGTTCTTGCCGACGTCATCGCGCTCGCGCGCCGCGAGCGAATCGTTCTGACCGCGGCGAGCCTCGCGTACTTCACGTTCATCTCGCTGGTGCCGCTGCTGTTGTTGCTCGTGGTCGCGATCTCGACGCTCGCCGGCGATGCGCTCGCGATACGTGCCATCATGCGGGCGACACGAACGCTCGTGCCCGAGAACGCCGAACTGTTACAGGGGATCGTCTTCGGCGCGGCCGATCGGGGCGCGACGATCCTCAGCGCTGCCGTGTTCCTCTGGGGCGCACTGTTGACCTTCCGGGCGCTCAACACCGCTTTCAGCGGCATCTACGGCATGCAGGGCGAGCGCTCGCTGGTGGGAACCCTCGTCGACATCGTGCTCGTGTTCGTCGTCATCGTCGTCGCGGTGGTGGCGATGGTCGTCGGCGGCGTCGTGCTGTCGCTGTTCGTCGAAACCCGGCTGTGGAACACCCTCGGACCAATCGTCGTCTTCGCCGTGTTCACCGTCGTGTTCGTCCCGCTCTACTACATCCTGCCCGACGTCGACAGCGGCGTGGTGGAGATCCTTCCAGGGACGATCTTTGCGGCAGCTGCGTGGACCGTTCTCCAATCCCTGTTCGGCTACTACGCCTCGATCTCGACGCTACCGCAGCTCTACGGCGCGGCCAGCGCCGTGCTGTTGATCCTCGTCTGGCTCTACGTCGGCGGATTTGCACTGCTCACCGGTGCGGCGCTCAACGCGACGCTCGCCGATCGCGTCGATCCGGACGGGGGTTGGCTGCCTATCGATCGGTGA
- a CDS encoding YihY/virulence factor BrkB family protein, which produces MSTSARVTSFGRTFVGEVRDKEITFLAASLAYYAFVSLIPLVLLLLVAVSFAGGDAMADRIAQAAGGALSPSGQGLVSDAISNRSGAGGATIVSVLALLWSALKVFRGLDTAFSRAYGRDSPDLATQLKNGLITLVAVVLGIAITVGVGAIVSLSPVDVTIAGISAVSLAGTLATLLGLALTLLPLYYFLPGGGVTVREALPGALFTAVGWTVLQIGFRFYAANAGSYEAYGVIGAVLLLVTLLYFAGMILLLGVVLNAVLAGRIGGADEPSDEGLAARLKAGGRP; this is translated from the coding sequence GTGAGTACCAGCGCGCGCGTGACCTCCTTCGGTCGGACGTTCGTCGGCGAAGTGCGGGACAAGGAGATCACGTTCCTCGCCGCGAGCCTCGCGTACTACGCGTTCGTCTCGCTGATCCCGCTCGTGTTGCTGTTGCTCGTCGCCGTGTCGTTCGCCGGCGGGGACGCGATGGCCGACCGCATCGCACAGGCGGCGGGTGGCGCGCTCTCGCCGAGCGGACAGGGACTCGTGAGCGATGCCATCAGCAATCGGAGCGGGGCCGGCGGTGCGACCATCGTCTCCGTACTCGCCTTGCTCTGGAGCGCGCTCAAGGTGTTTCGCGGGCTCGATACCGCCTTTTCGCGGGCCTACGGGCGTGATTCGCCGGATCTCGCGACACAGCTGAAAAACGGTCTTATCACGCTCGTCGCGGTCGTGCTCGGCATCGCCATCACCGTCGGCGTCGGGGCGATCGTCTCGCTCTCGCCGGTCGACGTGACAATCGCGGGCATCTCGGCGGTCAGCCTCGCCGGCACGCTGGCGACGCTGCTCGGCCTCGCGCTCACGCTGTTACCGCTCTACTACTTCCTGCCGGGCGGCGGCGTGACCGTGCGCGAGGCGCTCCCGGGCGCACTGTTCACCGCCGTCGGCTGGACAGTTCTCCAGATCGGCTTCCGGTTCTACGCCGCCAACGCCGGTAGCTACGAGGCCTACGGAGTGATCGGCGCGGTGCTGTTGCTCGTCACGCTGCTGTATTTCGCCGGGATGATACTGCTGCTCGGCGTGGTGTTGAACGCGGTTCTCGCCGGGCGGATCGGTGGGGCGGACGAACCGAGCGACGAGGGGTTGGCGGCGCGGCTGAAAGCCGGAGGCAGACCATGA
- a CDS encoding cytosine permease has product MNEDTESDHDEATDEESTVSEAVRETDHDRESDDRNATLDDVEALREDVVAFADEVEERIIKRDTLKSDLKQYVRKRQRRGHARGWGPYLVLLYGTAMTIGAFAYLDGGWAILAMLVVWLSTLGLYVLMVLVGLAGAALGAPGRLTDRIRDFRS; this is encoded by the coding sequence ATGAACGAGGACACTGAATCCGACCACGACGAAGCGACGGACGAAGAGTCGACGGTGAGCGAGGCGGTGCGCGAGACCGACCACGATCGCGAGAGCGACGACCGGAACGCGACCCTCGACGACGTCGAGGCGTTGCGCGAGGACGTCGTCGCGTTCGCCGACGAGGTCGAAGAACGCATCATCAAGCGCGACACGCTCAAAAGTGATCTGAAGCAGTACGTCCGCAAGCGCCAGCGCCGCGGTCACGCGCGCGGCTGGGGCCCCTATCTCGTGCTTCTCTACGGCACCGCCATGACGATCGGTGCGTTCGCTTATCTCGACGGGGGCTGGGCGATCCTCGCGATGCTCGTCGTCTGGCTCTCGACGCTCGGCCTCTACGTCCTGATGGTGCTCGTCGGGCTCGCCGGCGCGGCGCTCGGCGCGCCGGGACGGCTCACCGATCGGATCCGGGACTTTCGCTCGTAG
- a CDS encoding phosphatase PAP2 family protein, with protein MRGLGVTEALDALPDAFRLVFAVLTQLADVWFVLGLLTLVYWFGERPPLSLPRERGALLIALAFGGLSLIVVAKQFFALARPPLAGEATAIEHVPGFLHAIYTNAATATGYGFPSGHALTATVVWGGLAAVLDVGTRTRRALVAGTIVAVVCLARLVLGVHYLVDVLAGVALGLAYLGAILALARGRARRAFWIAAAIAVVALLGTVSADGALALGATAGALAAWEVLGDRLASSGSMGLGTGVLGILVLGGGFVAVYLLDVGVVIMALAGMVVGAGVVAMPVLGERLGRRRKGDGATQNVSR; from the coding sequence ATGCGCGGCCTCGGGGTCACCGAGGCGCTCGACGCGCTCCCCGACGCGTTCAGACTCGTGTTCGCCGTTCTCACGCAGCTCGCCGACGTCTGGTTCGTTCTCGGATTGCTCACACTCGTCTACTGGTTCGGCGAGCGGCCGCCGCTCTCGCTCCCGCGCGAACGCGGGGCGTTGCTGATCGCGCTCGCGTTCGGCGGGCTCTCGCTCATTGTCGTGGCGAAACAGTTCTTCGCGCTGGCACGACCACCGCTGGCCGGCGAAGCCACGGCGATCGAGCACGTGCCCGGATTCCTCCACGCGATCTACACCAACGCGGCGACTGCGACGGGCTACGGCTTCCCGAGCGGCCACGCGCTCACCGCGACGGTCGTCTGGGGCGGGCTCGCCGCCGTTCTCGACGTCGGGACGCGCACCCGCCGCGCGCTCGTCGCCGGAACGATCGTCGCCGTCGTCTGTCTCGCGCGACTCGTGCTCGGCGTCCACTACCTCGTCGACGTGCTCGCCGGCGTCGCACTCGGGCTGGCGTATCTCGGGGCCATCCTGGCGCTCGCCCGCGGACGGGCACGACGAGCGTTCTGGATCGCCGCGGCCATCGCCGTGGTGGCGCTGCTCGGGACGGTAAGCGCCGACGGCGCGCTGGCGCTCGGAGCGACCGCGGGCGCGCTCGCAGCCTGGGAAGTCCTTGGTGATCGACTGGCGAGCAGCGGTTCGATGGGGCTCGGCACCGGCGTTCTCGGAATACTCGTCCTCGGCGGCGGCTTCGTGGCGGTCTACCTGCTCGACGTCGGCGTAGTGATCATGGCGCTCGCCGGCATGGTCGTCGGTGCGGGCGTCGTCGCGATGCCGGTTCTCGGTGAACGGCTCGGTCGGCGGAGAAAGGGTGACGGCGCGACTCAGAACGTTTCCAGATAG
- the glnA gene encoding type I glutamate--ammonia ligase: MTNGTPNSDGLSAAARRVLEEIDEQNVDFLRLQFTDILGTVKNVSIPATQAEKAFAEGIYFDGSSIEGYVRIQESDMRLTPDPSTFAVLPWRDHDDGTASARLICDVMNTSTGEPFVGDPRGVLKGAIDRAAEMGYDINAAPEPEFFLFEQAEDGSATTVTNDAGGYFDLAPKDLASDVRRDIIYGLEEMGFDIEASHHEVAAGQHEINFTYDDALTTADNVATFRAVVRAIAAEHDLHATFMPKPIARVNGSGMHTHLSLFSGGENAFHDPDDEFDLSGTAKQFLAGILEHAPAITAVCNPTVNSYKRLVPGYEAPVYIAWSDRNRSSLIRKPAARTPAASRVELRSPDPSCNPYLALAVMIHAGLEGIERGLAVPDPVRENIYEFDAERRAEHGIETLPTTLSQSLDALEADSVVTDALGEHVTEKFLEAKRSEVMDYRVSVSEWEKERYLETF, translated from the coding sequence ATGACAAACGGAACACCGAACTCTGACGGCCTCTCCGCGGCCGCCAGGCGCGTTCTCGAAGAGATCGACGAACAGAACGTCGACTTCCTCAGGCTCCAGTTCACGGACATCCTCGGCACCGTCAAGAACGTCTCGATCCCCGCCACGCAGGCCGAGAAGGCCTTCGCCGAGGGAATCTACTTCGACGGTTCGAGCATCGAGGGCTACGTCAGGATCCAGGAATCGGACATGCGGCTCACGCCCGACCCGTCGACGTTCGCCGTCCTCCCGTGGCGCGACCACGACGACGGCACCGCGAGCGCGCGGCTCATCTGCGACGTGATGAACACCTCGACCGGCGAACCGTTCGTCGGCGACCCGCGCGGCGTGCTCAAGGGCGCGATCGACCGCGCCGCCGAGATGGGTTATGACATCAACGCCGCACCGGAACCCGAGTTCTTCCTGTTCGAACAGGCCGAGGACGGCAGCGCCACCACCGTGACGAACGACGCGGGCGGCTACTTCGATCTCGCCCCGAAGGACCTCGCGAGCGACGTGCGCCGCGACATCATCTACGGGTTGGAGGAGATGGGCTTCGATATCGAGGCTTCCCACCACGAGGTCGCCGCGGGCCAACACGAGATCAACTTCACCTACGACGACGCGCTCACGACCGCCGACAACGTCGCCACCTTCCGGGCCGTGGTGCGTGCCATCGCGGCCGAACACGATCTACACGCGACCTTCATGCCCAAACCGATCGCGCGCGTCAACGGCTCGGGCATGCACACGCACCTCTCGCTCTTCTCGGGCGGCGAGAACGCCTTCCACGATCCCGACGACGAGTTCGATCTGAGCGGGACGGCCAAACAGTTCCTCGCTGGGATCCTGGAGCACGCGCCGGCAATCACGGCGGTCTGCAACCCCACGGTCAACAGCTACAAACGGCTCGTGCCGGGCTACGAGGCACCGGTCTACATCGCGTGGTCGGACCGCAACCGCTCCTCGCTCATTCGCAAACCCGCCGCGCGCACGCCCGCGGCCTCGCGGGTCGAACTCCGCTCGCCGGACCCCTCCTGTAACCCGTATCTCGCGCTCGCGGTGATGATCCACGCCGGTCTCGAAGGCATCGAGCGCGGTCTCGCGGTTCCGGATCCGGTGCGCGAGAACATCTACGAGTTCGACGCCGAACGCCGCGCCGAACACGGGATCGAGACGCTGCCGACGACGCTTTCACAGTCGCTCGACGCGCTCGAAGCCGATTCGGTCGTCACCGACGCGCTCGGCGAGCACGTCACCGAGAAGTTCCTCGAAGCCAAGCGCTCCGAGGTGATGGACTACCGCGTGTCGGTCAGCGAGTGGGAGAAGGAGCGCTATCTGGAAACGTTCTGA
- the lrp gene encoding HTH-type transcriptional regulator Lrp, whose product MTYENLDTELVNALLDDGRASLRSLADELDVSVTTVSNHLSNLEDDGVIRGYVPVVDYAGLGYDVTAILQLKVEGSSLPDITERLREHDQMLSVYEVTGDHDVVAIGKFRDTDEMNDRIKTLLTDPDINESNTNIVLNTVSEHEQFELDTD is encoded by the coding sequence ATGACCTACGAGAACCTCGACACGGAGCTGGTGAACGCGCTGCTCGACGACGGGCGGGCGAGCCTGCGGAGTCTGGCCGACGAGCTCGACGTCTCGGTCACGACGGTGTCGAACCACCTCTCGAATCTCGAAGACGACGGCGTGATCCGGGGCTACGTGCCGGTCGTCGACTACGCCGGCCTCGGTTACGACGTGACGGCGATCCTCCAGCTCAAAGTCGAAGGGAGTTCGCTGCCCGACATCACCGAGCGCCTCCGCGAGCACGACCAGATGCTCTCGGTCTACGAGGTGACCGGCGATCACGACGTCGTCGCCATCGGCAAGTTCCGGGACACCGACGAGATGAACGATCGCATCAAAACCCTGCTCACCGATCCGGACATCAACGAGTCGAACACGAACATCGTTCTCAACACCGTGAGCGAACACGAACAGTTCGAGCTCGATACTGATTAG
- the thsA gene encoding thermosome subunit alpha, which yields MGNQPLIVLSDDSQRTSGKDAQSMNITAGQAVAEAVRTTLGPKGMDKMLVSDAGDVVVTNDGVTILKEMDIEHPAANMIVEVAETQEDEVGDGTTTAVVEAGELLEKAEDLLDQDIHATTLAQGYREAAEEAKNILEETAIDVDESDTDTLEQIAATAMTGKGAENSRDLLAELVVSAVTAISDDEGIDTDNIQVEKAVGGSVDESELVEGVIVDKERVHDNMPYFKEDANVALLDSALEVKETEIDAEVNVTDPDQLQEFMDQEEEQLEEMVDQLVAVGADVVFCQDGIDDMAQHYLAQEGILAVRRAKSSDINRLARSTGAHVVSNLDDIEESDLGYAGSVAERNIAGDQRIFVEDVEDAKAVTLILRGGTEHVVDEIERAIEDSLGVVRVTLEDGKVLPGGGAPETELSLGLRDYADSVGGREQLAVESFADAIDVIPRTLAENAGLDPIDSLVELRSQHDGGNTTTGLDAYTGDVVDMEEDGVVEPLRVKTQAIESATEAAVMILRIDDVIAAGDLKGGQTDDGDDGGPPAGGPGGAPGGMGGMGGMGGMGGMGGMM from the coding sequence ATGGGTAACCAGCCCCTCATCGTACTCTCGGACGATTCACAGCGGACGTCCGGCAAGGACGCACAGTCGATGAACATCACGGCGGGTCAGGCGGTCGCCGAAGCGGTTCGGACGACGCTCGGCCCGAAAGGGATGGACAAGATGCTCGTCTCCGACGCGGGCGACGTCGTCGTCACGAACGACGGGGTCACCATCCTGAAGGAGATGGACATCGAGCACCCGGCGGCGAACATGATCGTCGAAGTCGCCGAGACACAGGAGGACGAGGTCGGCGACGGCACCACGACGGCCGTCGTCGAGGCCGGCGAGCTCCTCGAAAAGGCCGAGGATCTCCTCGATCAGGACATCCACGCGACCACGCTCGCACAGGGCTACCGCGAGGCCGCCGAGGAAGCCAAGAACATCCTCGAAGAGACCGCCATCGACGTCGACGAGTCGGACACTGACACCCTCGAACAGATCGCCGCGACGGCGATGACGGGCAAGGGTGCCGAGAACTCCCGTGACCTGCTCGCCGAGCTCGTCGTCAGCGCCGTGACCGCCATCAGCGACGACGAGGGTATCGACACCGACAACATCCAGGTCGAGAAGGCCGTCGGCGGCAGCGTCGACGAGTCCGAACTCGTCGAGGGCGTCATCGTGGACAAAGAGCGCGTCCACGACAACATGCCCTACTTCAAGGAGGACGCGAACGTCGCGCTGCTCGACTCCGCCCTCGAGGTCAAGGAGACCGAGATCGACGCCGAGGTCAACGTCACCGACCCCGACCAGCTCCAGGAGTTCATGGACCAGGAGGAGGAGCAGCTCGAGGAGATGGTCGACCAGCTCGTTGCCGTCGGCGCTGACGTGGTCTTCTGTCAGGACGGCATCGACGACATGGCACAGCACTACCTCGCCCAGGAAGGCATCCTCGCCGTCCGCCGCGCGAAATCGAGCGACATCAACCGTCTCGCCCGTTCGACCGGCGCACACGTCGTCTCGAACCTCGACGACATCGAGGAGTCCGACCTCGGCTACGCCGGGAGCGTCGCCGAGCGCAACATCGCGGGCGATCAGCGCATCTTCGTCGAGGACGTCGAGGACGCAAAAGCCGTGACGCTCATCCTCCGCGGCGGCACCGAGCACGTCGTCGACGAGATCGAGCGCGCCATCGAGGACTCGCTCGGCGTCGTGCGCGTCACGCTCGAAGACGGCAAGGTCCTACCCGGCGGCGGCGCACCCGAGACCGAGCTCTCGCTCGGCCTGCGTGACTACGCCGACTCCGTCGGCGGCCGCGAGCAGCTCGCCGTCGAGTCGTTCGCCGACGCGATCGACGTCATCCCGCGCACGCTCGCCGAGAACGCCGGGCTCGACCCGATCGACTCGCTCGTCGAACTCCGCAGTCAGCACGACGGCGGTAACACCACGACGGGTCTCGACGCCTACACCGGCGACGTCGTCGACATGGAAGAGGACGGCGTCGTCGAACCGCTCCGCGTCAAAACGCAGGCCATCGAGTCGGCCACCGAGGCCGCCGTGATGATCCTCCGCATCGACGACGTCATCGCGGCCGGCGATCTCAAGGGCGGCCAGACCGACGACGGCGACGACGGCGGTCCGCCCGCTGGCGGCCCCGGCGGCGCACCCGGCGGCATGGGCGGCATGGGCGGAATGGGCGGCATGGGCGGTATGGGCGGCATGATGTAA
- a CDS encoding DUF5787 family protein, with amino-acid sequence MREFAFELALCARLEADVEGIVSRQLGTSLNGNRVMDIVHVEPGPDFDARARLTPHEIPDTAIESAVGVGTARYWKDSFDCHPERARTATDRAIEIDFFERERRGGREYVRQTARYPDDWFGKLVGIENKPDLGRPGALEAQLRRDVSLGLLDEVILATASHVTGAHLHRIPDEVGVWRFDPDRGTREVLREPTPLSPSAHGIDIGDRRPTRTTIDPVKPAEKARARRCIAERAYGKGWRIDDFPHCAKVADGEYSGARGIPYCEWKGRFVHPAAECGVECAGHEPAAPPDVDVDAERERRSSWVADPDGRQRRQAGLDRF; translated from the coding sequence GTGCGCGAGTTCGCGTTCGAGCTAGCGCTGTGTGCCCGTCTCGAAGCCGACGTCGAGGGGATCGTGAGCCGCCAGCTCGGCACGAGCCTCAACGGCAACCGGGTGATGGATATCGTCCACGTCGAACCCGGCCCCGATTTCGACGCACGGGCGCGACTCACCCCGCACGAGATCCCCGACACCGCGATCGAGAGCGCCGTCGGCGTCGGCACGGCGCGCTACTGGAAGGATAGTTTCGACTGCCATCCTGAGCGGGCACGAACCGCGACCGACCGGGCGATCGAGATCGATTTCTTCGAGCGCGAGCGCCGCGGCGGGCGCGAATACGTTCGCCAGACGGCGCGCTATCCCGACGACTGGTTCGGGAAGTTGGTGGGTATCGAGAACAAACCCGATCTCGGTCGTCCGGGTGCTCTCGAAGCCCAGCTCCGGCGGGACGTGAGCCTCGGACTGCTCGACGAAGTGATCCTTGCGACCGCCTCGCACGTGACCGGCGCGCACCTCCACCGGATCCCCGACGAGGTGGGCGTCTGGCGGTTCGATCCCGATCGGGGAACTCGGGAGGTGCTGCGCGAACCGACGCCGCTCTCACCGTCCGCACACGGCATCGACATCGGCGATCGCCGACCGACGAGAACGACGATAGATCCGGTGAAACCAGCCGAAAAGGCACGGGCACGCCGCTGCATCGCCGAGCGTGCCTACGGGAAGGGCTGGCGCATCGACGACTTTCCGCACTGCGCAAAGGTGGCGGACGGCGAATACTCGGGCGCGCGTGGGATACCGTACTGTGAGTGGAAGGGACGGTTCGTCCATCCGGCGGCCGAGTGTGGCGTCGAGTGTGCCGGTCACGAACCCGCGGCCCCACCCGATGTCGATGTCGACGCGGAACGCGAGCGGCGCTCGTCGTGGGTGGCCGATCCCGATGGACGCCAGCGCCGACAGGCGGGACTCGATCGGTTTTAG
- a CDS encoding haloacid dehalogenase type II, whose translation MALDPDQVTTVTFDSYSTLVDVESVERALAEHVANPEPVSTLWRERSLAYTFVAGDLDAYQPFYEILRDALSAALAAHDIDLTEDEREAILETYHDLDVFDDVRNGIERLNDGGYDCYVVSNGNPEMLDSMIESAAIGDLVADTVSADEIRTFKPDASLYRHAAERTDTPIDEIAHVSAGWFDIQGAEHAGMQGVWIDRDDQPWEPFGGDPALTIEGIHDLAAELGV comes from the coding sequence ATGGCCCTCGATCCTGATCAGGTCACAACTGTGACTTTCGATTCGTACAGTACGCTCGTCGACGTCGAGAGCGTCGAGCGCGCGCTCGCCGAGCACGTCGCGAACCCGGAACCGGTGTCGACGCTCTGGCGCGAGCGCTCGCTGGCGTACACGTTCGTCGCCGGCGATCTCGACGCATACCAGCCCTTCTATGAGATCCTGCGCGACGCGCTGTCGGCCGCACTCGCCGCCCACGATATCGATCTCACCGAGGACGAACGCGAGGCGATCCTCGAAACGTACCACGACCTCGATGTGTTCGACGACGTACGCAACGGCATCGAGCGGCTCAACGACGGCGGCTACGACTGCTACGTGGTCTCGAACGGGAACCCGGAGATGCTCGATTCGATGATCGAGAGCGCCGCCATCGGCGATCTCGTCGCGGACACGGTGAGCGCCGACGAGATTCGCACGTTCAAGCCCGACGCCTCGCTCTACCGCCACGCGGCCGAGCGCACTGACACGCCGATCGACGAGATTGCTCACGTCTCGGCGGGCTGGTTCGACATCCAAGGAGCAGAACACGCTGGCATGCAGGGTGTCTGGATCGATCGCGACGATCAACCGTGGGAGCCGTTCGGCGGCGATCCGGCCCTCACGATCGAGGGCATTCACGATCTCGCCGCGGAGCTCGGGGTCTGA